Proteins encoded by one window of Lactobacillus paragasseri:
- the gmk gene encoding guanylate kinase produces MAHQGLLLVLSGPSGVGKGTVKSAMVKQKAFSFEYSVSMTTRKPRPGEVDGKDYYFVSEDRFQEAIRDNELLEYNEYVGNHYGTPLAPVQKMLKEGKDVLLEIDVNGAKQVRKLMPDGVFIFLTPPDLHELKHRIVNRGTDSDKVIAMRMKQARKEILMMEDYDYAVVNDTVANAVDHIKSIVEAEHVRVPRVINDYRNMVKED; encoded by the coding sequence ATGGCACATCAAGGTTTATTATTAGTTCTATCTGGTCCTTCAGGTGTTGGTAAGGGGACCGTTAAAAGTGCAATGGTTAAGCAAAAAGCTTTTTCATTTGAATATTCTGTTTCAATGACGACTCGTAAGCCTCGTCCAGGTGAAGTTGATGGCAAGGATTACTATTTTGTTTCGGAAGATCGTTTTCAAGAGGCGATTAGAGATAACGAACTTTTGGAATATAATGAATATGTAGGTAATCACTATGGCACTCCTCTTGCACCTGTTCAAAAGATGCTTAAAGAAGGCAAAGATGTTTTACTCGAAATTGATGTTAATGGAGCAAAACAAGTGCGTAAGTTGATGCCCGATGGTGTTTTTATCTTTTTAACACCACCAGATTTGCACGAATTAAAGCATCGAATTGTTAACCGCGGAACCGATTCTGATAAGGTAATTGCAATGAGAATGAAGCAGGCACGTAAAGAGATCTTAATGATGGAGGACTATGATTATGCTGTAGTTAATGATACTGTGGCTAATGCAGTTGATCATATTAAATCTATTGTTGAAGCAGAACACGTGCGTGTACCGCGAGTAATTAATGATTATAGAAATATGGTTAAGGAGGATTAA
- the rpoZ gene encoding DNA-directed RNA polymerase subunit omega → MKITYPSIDKLLSRVNSRYSLSVLAAKRAHEIQAGAPLALKHYKSDKAVGKALEEIAAGKVTIDPEHREDIG, encoded by the coding sequence ATGAAAATTACATATCCATCTATTGATAAATTGCTGTCACGAGTAAATTCTCGTTATTCTCTTTCAGTTTTAGCTGCTAAAAGAGCTCACGAAATTCAAGCCGGAGCACCGTTAGCTTTAAAGCATTATAAGTCTGACAAAGCAGTTGGCAAGGCGCTTGAAGAAATTGCTGCTGGTAAAGTTACAATTGATCCTGAGCATCGTGAAGATATTGGCTAG
- the fmt gene encoding methionyl-tRNA formyltransferase yields MSSVIFLGTPNFGSVVLQGLIDQGYDVKAVVTQPDKRVGRKQVVHQSAVKQTALKHNLPVYQPAKLSGSDELAELMKIEPDFIVTAAYGQFLPTKFLKSAKIAPVNVHGSLLPEYRGGAPIQYSVLNGDKETGITIMEMVKKMDAGDIFSQKALPIEADDTSGTLFDKLSILGRDLLLETLPKFIDGTITRTPQNEAKVVFSPNISKEQEQIKLSMTAEQANNLIRALNPDPGAYLMLDGKRFKIWKAKPLAEKTSFPAGTLVTNKKRFVISMANGSELELLEVQPTGKKKMNIKDYLNGQGSHFTSGEKIIDE; encoded by the coding sequence ATGTCATCAGTTATTTTTTTAGGAACGCCAAATTTTGGTAGTGTTGTTTTGCAAGGTTTAATTGATCAAGGATATGATGTTAAGGCTGTAGTTACTCAGCCTGATAAACGAGTAGGACGTAAGCAAGTAGTTCATCAATCTGCTGTTAAGCAAACTGCGCTAAAACATAATCTTCCTGTTTATCAGCCAGCTAAGTTATCTGGATCAGATGAGCTTGCAGAATTAATGAAGATTGAACCAGACTTTATTGTAACTGCAGCTTATGGACAATTTTTACCAACTAAATTTTTGAAGTCTGCTAAGATTGCACCGGTTAATGTCCATGGCTCACTCTTGCCAGAATATCGTGGTGGTGCACCGATTCAGTACTCCGTTTTAAATGGAGATAAGGAAACCGGAATTACCATAATGGAAATGGTTAAGAAAATGGATGCAGGAGATATTTTCTCTCAAAAAGCTTTACCAATTGAAGCTGACGATACCAGTGGTACTTTATTTGATAAGTTAAGTATTTTAGGTAGAGATTTACTGCTAGAAACCCTGCCAAAATTTATTGATGGAACAATTACACGGACTCCTCAAAATGAAGCTAAGGTAGTTTTTTCACCAAATATTTCTAAAGAACAAGAGCAAATTAAATTATCAATGACGGCTGAGCAAGCTAATAATTTGATTCGCGCCCTTAATCCTGATCCAGGCGCATACTTAATGCTTGATGGCAAGAGATTTAAGATTTGGAAGGCAAAACCTTTAGCTGAGAAAACAAGTTTTCCTGCTGGAACTTTAGTTACTAATAAAAAGAGATTTGTAATTAGCATGGCTAATGGAAGTGAATTAGAACTACTTGAAGTTCAACCAACTGGCAAGAAAAAAATGAATATTAAGGACTACTTAAACGGTCAAGGCAGTCATTTTACAAGTGGAGAAAAGATAATTGATGAGTAA
- the rsmB gene encoding 16S rRNA (cytosine(967)-C(5))-methyltransferase RsmB, translating into MSNARTVALETLIKVFNQKSYSNIALNNELVKHELKPADKALATRIVYGTIQYKIFLEYQLKPLIKTKLRDKFLMPLLLMSAYQYFFLEKVPANAIFDEANKLAKKFSKKNSGSYKLVNGILRALERQGKVLPSSDNLVDYLSIKESFPKWLVEYLLDHFGEDQTKEILVRSNQPAANSIRMAAVKGKFEEIKTALRKDGFDFKESCLTGHNLNLSKGGVAQTSLFKDGKITIQDAAASLAVDAFNFTGNEQVLDACSAPGGKTVQIAEKLTNGSVIALDIHENKLRLVKNAAKRLHVSDKVKTKALDARKAQEYFTAGQFDKILVDAPCSGLGLIRRKPEIRYEKSLDDIKNLARIQLSILENISGLLAPSGELVYSTCTISLEEDEGVVNQFLKLHPEFDLVPVQVGKLPKQNMVRIFPSVDGSDGFFIAKLKKRG; encoded by the coding sequence ATGAGTAATGCGAGAACAGTTGCTTTAGAAACTTTGATTAAGGTTTTTAATCAAAAGAGCTATTCTAATATTGCTTTAAATAATGAACTAGTAAAACATGAGTTAAAGCCAGCTGATAAGGCTTTAGCAACAAGAATTGTTTATGGAACTATTCAATATAAAATATTTTTAGAATATCAATTAAAACCGCTGATTAAAACCAAATTACGCGATAAATTTTTAATGCCATTACTTTTAATGTCTGCATACCAATATTTTTTCCTAGAAAAAGTACCAGCAAATGCAATCTTTGATGAAGCAAATAAATTAGCTAAAAAATTTAGTAAGAAAAATAGTGGTAGCTATAAACTAGTTAATGGAATTTTACGTGCTTTAGAGCGCCAAGGAAAAGTTTTACCATCGTCTGATAATTTAGTTGATTATTTGAGTATCAAAGAAAGCTTTCCTAAGTGGTTGGTAGAATATTTATTGGATCATTTTGGTGAAGATCAGACTAAAGAAATTTTGGTGCGAAGTAATCAACCAGCAGCTAACTCAATCAGAATGGCTGCAGTGAAAGGAAAGTTCGAAGAAATTAAAACCGCATTGAGAAAAGATGGTTTTGATTTTAAAGAATCTTGTTTAACAGGGCATAATTTGAACCTAAGTAAAGGCGGAGTAGCACAAACCAGCTTGTTTAAGGACGGAAAAATTACTATTCAAGATGCGGCAGCTTCACTTGCTGTAGATGCTTTTAATTTTACTGGGAATGAACAGGTTTTAGATGCATGTAGTGCCCCTGGAGGAAAGACTGTTCAAATTGCAGAAAAATTAACAAATGGTAGCGTAATTGCTTTAGATATTCATGAAAATAAACTAAGGCTTGTCAAAAATGCTGCCAAAAGACTTCATGTTAGTGATAAAGTAAAAACAAAGGCTTTGGATGCCAGAAAAGCTCAAGAATATTTTACTGCAGGACAATTTGATAAAATCTTAGTAGATGCTCCTTGTTCTGGTCTCGGTTTAATAAGACGTAAGCCAGAGATTAGATATGAAAAGTCACTAGATGATATTAAAAATTTAGCTAGAATTCAGCTGTCTATCTTAGAAAATATTAGTGGACTTTTAGCTCCAAGTGGAGAGTTGGTTTATTCAACTTGCACGATTAGCCTTGAAGAAGATGAGGGAGTAGTTAATCAATTTTTGAAACTGCACCCTGAATTTGATTTAGTTCCAGTTCAGGTAGGAAAGCTTCCAAAACAGAACATGGTAAGAATTTTTCCTAGTGTAGATGGCAGTGATGGATTTTTTATTGCAAAATTAAAAAAACGAGGGTAA
- a CDS encoding Stp1/IreP family PP2C-type Ser/Thr phosphatase: MIKTAFASSIGRVRETNQDFVKVFKNQNNIIMGIVCDGMGGHQGGDVASTMAVSHLGHNFEKTDFTDPDLAQKWLTVQLRLENETILNTADRFADLNGMGTTVVLAIAFTEKILIAHLGDSRCYLYGGNEFKQITEDHSLVHELVKMGQITEQQARNHPQKNIITETLGVSSTVNPEFDVLEVHAGDIFLLCTDGLTNSLTDPQIQQILATKNLSLKERCNKLINEANRLGGGDNITVCLLAYVEKDGDK; the protein is encoded by the coding sequence TTGATTAAAACAGCGTTTGCTTCAAGCATTGGTAGAGTCCGAGAGACTAATCAGGACTTCGTAAAAGTATTTAAAAATCAAAATAATATCATTATGGGGATCGTTTGTGACGGAATGGGTGGCCATCAGGGCGGCGATGTTGCTTCAACAATGGCCGTTAGCCATTTAGGTCACAATTTTGAAAAGACAGATTTTACTGATCCTGATCTAGCTCAAAAATGGCTAACTGTACAATTGCGATTAGAAAATGAAACTATTTTAAATACAGCAGACCGTTTTGCTGATTTAAATGGGATGGGTACTACAGTTGTTTTGGCAATTGCTTTTACCGAAAAAATCTTAATTGCTCATTTAGGGGATTCACGCTGCTATTTGTATGGCGGAAATGAGTTTAAGCAAATCACTGAGGATCATTCCTTAGTACATGAATTAGTTAAGATGGGACAAATAACTGAGCAACAAGCTAGAAATCATCCTCAAAAAAATATCATTACTGAAACATTAGGTGTTTCAAGTACTGTGAATCCAGAATTTGATGTACTTGAAGTACATGCAGGTGATATTTTTCTTCTTTGTACAGATGGACTAACAAATTCTTTAACGGATCCTCAAATTCAACAAATTCTCGCCACTAAGAACTTAAGTTTAAAAGAACGTTGCAATAAATTGATTAATGAGGCAAATCGTTTAGGTGGCGGAGATAATATTACTGTTTGTTTACTTGCCTATGTAGAAAAGGATGGTGACAAATAG
- the pknB gene encoding Stk1 family PASTA domain-containing Ser/Thr kinase translates to MEKGHLLGGRYKIISVLGEGGMANVYLAEDIILQRKVAVKVLRLNLQKDPQTIQRFQREALSTSELSHPHIVSILDVGTEGDCHYLVMDYVDGSDLEEYIQRNNPIPLPKVIDIMDQILSAVALAHKHNVIHRDLKPQNILMDKKGNIKIVDFGIAIALNQSTMTQTNTAMGSVHYMSPEQARGSMATKQSDIYSLGIILYKLLTGTVPFTGENAVAVALKHFQEKTPSLRAKNPSIPQALENVVFKATAKDPRDRYKSVLDMKKDLDTCLDPKRKDEPVYKPQHDPAADETIVIPPLEGSVHNKDHETQEKSEPKEEKKNFLDNLKGHKWWWIGALIAFCVIMVILFFALGRKDMVDIPNLNKMTQTEAKNSLNSSGLELGKISYEYSDTVPKGKVIRTKPPIGSQIKDGQKVNLIISKGPHLVEMPNVIGESYTVAKKQLVKLGFSVAKTEEYSSNPKNQVNAQDVEPGQQINPDKATVTLLVSKGPSSASSTRSRRHTIKLRDIVGYSLKGAQDYARENHLTLKVEEEDSDDKNDGTVLRQSPESGTDVSSGSTLTVIVAKSKKTDANSSSNSSSNSSTTTTTVTKSYTINYPADSSQSNSQKTPDHIQVYVSDDDHSINNIYRDMNITSEQSFTVPFKLTKKNGHIKILRNGNTILDEDVNK, encoded by the coding sequence ATGGAAAAGGGCCATTTACTTGGTGGTCGCTATAAAATCATTTCTGTTCTAGGCGAAGGTGGAATGGCTAATGTTTATTTAGCTGAGGATATCATTTTGCAAAGAAAAGTCGCTGTTAAAGTATTACGGCTTAATTTGCAAAAAGATCCTCAAACTATTCAACGCTTTCAAAGAGAAGCACTTTCAACTAGTGAATTAAGTCATCCTCATATTGTTTCTATTCTTGATGTAGGAACGGAAGGAGATTGCCATTATTTGGTAATGGATTATGTTGATGGCTCCGATTTAGAGGAATACATTCAACGCAATAATCCAATTCCTTTGCCTAAAGTGATTGATATTATGGATCAGATTTTGAGTGCTGTAGCTTTAGCACATAAACACAATGTGATCCATCGCGATCTAAAACCACAAAATATTTTAATGGATAAAAAGGGTAATATTAAGATTGTTGATTTTGGTATTGCGATTGCACTAAATCAAAGTACCATGACGCAAACTAATACTGCTATGGGATCAGTACATTATATGTCTCCTGAACAAGCACGTGGCAGTATGGCTACAAAGCAATCAGATATTTATTCTTTGGGGATCATTTTATATAAATTATTGACTGGAACGGTTCCTTTTACGGGAGAAAATGCGGTTGCAGTTGCCTTGAAACATTTTCAAGAAAAAACGCCGTCTTTAAGAGCTAAAAATCCGTCAATTCCCCAAGCACTAGAAAATGTTGTCTTTAAAGCTACCGCTAAAGATCCGAGAGATCGATATAAGTCTGTTTTAGATATGAAAAAAGATTTAGATACTTGTTTGGATCCCAAGCGTAAGGATGAACCTGTCTATAAGCCCCAACATGATCCCGCAGCAGATGAAACTATCGTTATTCCTCCGCTAGAAGGAAGCGTTCATAATAAAGATCATGAAACACAGGAAAAGTCAGAGCCAAAAGAAGAAAAAAAGAATTTCCTAGATAACCTAAAAGGCCATAAGTGGTGGTGGATAGGTGCTTTAATTGCATTTTGCGTGATTATGGTAATTCTCTTTTTTGCTCTTGGTAGAAAAGATATGGTAGATATTCCTAATCTTAATAAAATGACGCAGACAGAAGCTAAAAATTCTTTGAATTCTTCTGGTTTAGAACTTGGAAAAATTAGTTATGAGTACTCTGATACTGTACCTAAAGGAAAGGTAATCAGAACTAAGCCTCCAATTGGTTCGCAAATAAAAGATGGACAAAAGGTAAATCTGATTATTTCTAAGGGGCCTCATCTTGTCGAAATGCCTAATGTGATTGGTGAATCATATACTGTTGCTAAGAAACAGTTAGTTAAATTAGGCTTTTCGGTTGCTAAAACTGAAGAATATTCTAGCAACCCTAAGAATCAGGTTAATGCTCAAGATGTTGAGCCTGGCCAGCAAATTAATCCTGATAAGGCAACTGTAACTTTATTAGTTTCTAAAGGACCTTCTTCGGCGAGTAGTACCCGATCTAGAAGACATACAATAAAGTTAAGGGATATTGTAGGCTATTCTTTAAAGGGCGCTCAAGATTATGCTCGTGAGAATCATTTAACACTTAAAGTTGAAGAAGAAGATTCAGATGATAAGAATGATGGTACTGTCTTGCGTCAATCGCCAGAATCGGGTACTGACGTAAGTTCAGGTTCTACCTTAACTGTTATAGTAGCTAAGTCTAAAAAGACAGATGCAAATAGTAGTTCAAACAGTAGTTCAAACAGCTCTACTACGACTACCACGGTTACTAAGTCATATACAATAAATTATCCAGCAGATTCTAGTCAAAGTAATTCACAAAAGACACCTGATCATATTCAGGTTTATGTTTCTGATGATGATCATTCGATTAATAATATTTATCGTGATATGAATATTACTTCTGAGCAAAGTTTTACTGTTCCTTTTAAATTAACTAAGAAAAATGGCCATATAAAGATATTAAGAAATGGCAATACTATTTTAGATGAGGACGTTAATAAATAA
- the rsgA gene encoding ribosome small subunit-dependent GTPase A has protein sequence MNKAQGTIVSAISGYYDVEIENKVVRTRARGVFRDRKQKPLVGDRVVVQLDDQGMNYLIEILPRTNEIGRPAVANVSRVLLVISAVEPDFSLELLDRYLTFFAWKNVGVVIYLSKSDITPNEKLKAIKCKLDYYQKIGYSVFEDAEELERQLPTMIQKDQIWTLAGQSGAGKSTLLNKLEREANQATGAISTALNRGKHTTRQVKLFKYASGFIADTPGFSAIDLFKIKVDELGNYFYDLKDASVKCKFRRCQHIKEPGCEVKKLIEEGKIAKSRYDSYLKIRQEISENRMPEYLKK, from the coding sequence ATGAATAAAGCACAAGGGACTATCGTTAGCGCTATTTCCGGTTATTACGACGTTGAAATTGAGAACAAGGTAGTTAGAACTAGAGCACGTGGAGTTTTTAGAGATCGTAAGCAAAAGCCATTAGTAGGTGATAGAGTAGTTGTTCAATTAGACGATCAAGGGATGAATTACTTGATAGAAATATTACCTCGAACTAATGAAATTGGACGTCCTGCAGTAGCCAATGTATCAAGAGTATTATTAGTCATTTCAGCGGTTGAACCGGATTTTTCACTTGAATTGCTAGATAGATATCTGACCTTTTTTGCTTGGAAAAATGTGGGAGTAGTTATTTATTTATCAAAATCTGATATTACGCCTAATGAAAAATTAAAAGCAATTAAATGTAAGTTAGATTATTATCAAAAAATTGGCTATTCTGTTTTTGAAGATGCAGAAGAATTAGAACGGCAATTGCCTACTATGATTCAGAAAGATCAAATCTGGACTTTAGCAGGTCAATCTGGAGCGGGAAAGTCAACTTTGCTAAATAAACTGGAAAGAGAAGCAAACCAAGCGACAGGTGCAATTTCAACAGCTTTAAATCGTGGTAAGCATACAACAAGACAAGTTAAGCTTTTTAAATATGCATCTGGTTTTATTGCAGACACTCCAGGTTTTTCAGCAATTGACTTATTTAAAATTAAAGTTGATGAGCTTGGAAATTATTTTTATGATTTAAAAGATGCAAGCGTTAAGTGCAAGTTTAGACGATGCCAGCATATAAAAGAGCCTGGTTGTGAGGTTAAGAAACTAATTGAAGAGGGAAAAATAGCTAAAAGCCGCTATGATTCTTATTTAAAGATTAGACAGGAAATTTCTGAAAACAGAATGCCTGAGTATTTAAAGAAATAG
- the rpe gene encoding ribulose-phosphate 3-epimerase — MIAPSILNADNMHLSRDIKAAIESGIERFHIDIMDGHFVPNLSYGPELVKDFKRSFPFTKAEIHLMSNNLDTTLPLFVEAGCDILEFHYEATNKPDYWLNYLKDHNVRCGMAINPSTPVNKLKPFLNKLDQVLLMTVKPGFGGQKFEEVSVDRLTELQDMIKNENLDLPIEVDGGIDRETLKLTRDAGAKIFVAGSYIFKNGSIEDQVMKLKKEDK; from the coding sequence ATGATAGCACCATCAATCTTGAATGCAGATAACATGCATTTAAGCCGTGATATTAAAGCAGCCATTGAGAGTGGCATTGAAAGGTTTCATATTGATATAATGGATGGCCATTTTGTTCCTAATTTATCCTATGGACCAGAATTGGTAAAAGATTTTAAACGCTCATTTCCTTTTACTAAGGCGGAAATTCATTTAATGAGTAATAATTTGGATACTACTTTGCCACTTTTTGTTGAAGCTGGGTGTGATATTTTAGAATTTCACTATGAAGCCACAAATAAGCCAGATTACTGGTTAAATTATTTGAAAGACCATAATGTTCGTTGCGGAATGGCAATTAATCCTTCGACGCCAGTTAATAAATTAAAGCCTTTTTTAAATAAATTAGATCAAGTGCTATTAATGACTGTCAAACCAGGTTTTGGTGGTCAAAAATTCGAAGAAGTATCGGTTGATCGTTTGACTGAACTTCAAGATATGATTAAAAATGAAAATCTAGATTTGCCGATTGAGGTAGATGGCGGAATAGATCGTGAAACTTTAAAATTAACTCGCGATGCTGGAGCTAAGATTTTTGTTGCTGGATCGTATATTTTTAAAAATGGCAGTATTGAAGACCAAGTAATGAAGTTGAAAAAAGAAGATAAATGA
- a CDS encoding thiamine diphosphokinase — MKAIALLGGPKEEWPQNLADKIKLAQKKGALIMASDRGSLFLLELGIVPDVALGDYDSLTNHERQLVERKVKDMRYSNPIKDFTDSEMLYYAAFIDYKVDDLTVYGATGGRLDHFFVNMYAVLKAPFASFKEQIKFVDKQNIVRFFGKGRHLISYNSDYKYLGIGALTEVKDFSIKNAKYDLAPVDLKVPTMYSSNEYLRQQAVKISCKFGVLIVINSRDKK; from the coding sequence ATGAAAGCAATTGCATTATTAGGCGGTCCAAAAGAAGAATGGCCACAAAATTTAGCAGATAAAATTAAATTAGCACAAAAAAAGGGCGCCCTAATTATGGCTAGTGACCGGGGTAGCCTTTTTTTATTAGAACTAGGAATAGTTCCTGATGTTGCATTAGGAGATTATGACTCATTAACTAATCATGAAAGACAATTAGTTGAACGTAAAGTTAAAGATATGCGTTACTCAAATCCTATTAAAGATTTTACAGATTCAGAAATGTTGTATTATGCAGCATTTATTGACTATAAGGTTGATGATTTGACTGTATATGGTGCAACAGGGGGAAGATTAGATCATTTTTTTGTTAATATGTACGCTGTATTAAAAGCACCTTTTGCCAGTTTTAAAGAGCAAATTAAGTTCGTTGATAAACAGAATATTGTGCGCTTTTTTGGCAAAGGAAGACACTTAATTTCTTATAATTCTGACTACAAATATTTAGGGATTGGTGCTTTAACCGAGGTGAAAGATTTTAGTATTAAAAATGCTAAATATGATTTAGCCCCAGTTGATTTGAAAGTGCCAACTATGTATTCTTCAAATGAATATTTGCGTCAGCAAGCAGTAAAAATTTCTTGTAAATTTGGTGTTTTAATTGTAATTAATAGCCGAGATAAAAAATAA
- the rpmB gene encoding 50S ribosomal protein L28 — MAKDIITGRKTVFGNKRSKALNSVRRSWKPNLQKVRILVDGKPKRVWVSARALKSGKVKRA; from the coding sequence ATGGCAAAAGACATTATTACTGGCCGCAAGACGGTCTTTGGTAACAAGCGTTCAAAGGCTTTGAACTCCGTGCGGCGTTCATGGAAGCCAAACCTTCAAAAAGTTCGCATCCTTGTTGACGGTAAGCCAAAGCGTGTTTGGGTATCTGCTCGCGCTTTGAAATCCGGTAAGGTTAAACGTGCCTAA
- a CDS encoding Asp23/Gls24 family envelope stress response protein: MAVKIKTKYGLIDISNSVIATVVGGAATSNYGVVGMASKNALRDGAYTILNRENYRRGVVIKTNDNQIVVDVYIIVGYGLKISEVSHNVQDSVKYNLENLLGIKTKSVNVIVQGVKILDD; this comes from the coding sequence ATGGCTGTTAAAATTAAAACAAAGTATGGCTTAATTGATATTTCAAATAGTGTGATCGCTACTGTCGTTGGTGGCGCAGCAACTTCTAACTATGGTGTAGTTGGAATGGCTTCAAAGAACGCTTTGCGGGATGGAGCTTACACTATTTTAAATCGCGAGAATTATCGACGCGGTGTAGTAATTAAAACTAATGATAATCAAATAGTCGTTGATGTATATATTATTGTGGGTTATGGTCTAAAAATTTCAGAAGTAAGTCACAATGTACAAGATAGTGTAAAATACAATCTTGAAAATCTTTTAGGCATTAAAACAAAATCTGTTAACGTGATTGTTCAAGGCGTAAAGATTTTAGACGATTAA
- a CDS encoding DAK2 domain-containing protein, with protein sequence MVLTEINSDQFRDMVRAATHRMGKNAEFVNKLNVFPVPDGDTGTNMNLTIESGAKAVNENLSESVGDLTESLSKGMLMGARGNSGVITSQLFRGFYKATEGKKALTAQDLADAFANGVSTAYKAVMKPVEGTILTVARVAAEEGKNKANETDDVSEVMRAVVDGAKKALKTTPDLLPVLKQVGVVDSGGQGLVFIYQGFLEGILGEKDNDDYQLDEGEMDELINAAHHQAESAQVQLSTSDIKNGYCTEIMVDLTADVPNKEKFDLDQFREHLSNLGDSLLAVSDGEVAKVHVHTEHPGDVFTYGKKFGQLGKIKIDNMRIQHETILENNEEQEESVDFAVIAVASGHGIRELFKSEGVNRIISGGQTMNPSTKDIMDAITKSGAKKAIILPNNGNIIMAAKQAAEVSDIPVGIVPTKTISQGLTAMLSFDPDASVEENVEAMSEDLDTVKSGEVTKAIRDTKIDDIQVKKDDYLGIVDGTIKVDNPDLVDTTVSMIEKMLDEDSEIITIMYGSDATREEADAVVKKLEASHDDLEFEIHDGGQPVYYFLVSVE encoded by the coding sequence GTGGTTTTAACTGAAATTAATAGTGATCAATTCAGAGATATGGTTCGTGCAGCAACTCATCGCATGGGCAAAAATGCTGAATTTGTAAATAAATTAAATGTTTTCCCAGTACCTGATGGTGATACTGGAACTAATATGAACTTAACCATCGAAAGCGGAGCTAAGGCAGTTAATGAAAACCTCAGTGAATCTGTTGGCGATTTAACAGAGAGTCTATCAAAAGGTATGCTAATGGGAGCTCGTGGTAACAGTGGTGTTATTACTTCCCAACTCTTTAGAGGCTTTTATAAAGCTACAGAAGGTAAAAAGGCCTTAACTGCACAAGACTTAGCAGATGCTTTTGCAAATGGTGTTTCAACTGCTTATAAGGCAGTTATGAAGCCGGTTGAGGGAACCATCTTAACTGTTGCTCGCGTTGCGGCTGAAGAAGGTAAAAACAAGGCTAATGAAACTGATGATGTCAGTGAAGTAATGAGAGCAGTAGTTGACGGTGCTAAGAAAGCTTTAAAGACTACACCAGATTTATTGCCAGTTTTAAAGCAAGTTGGAGTAGTTGACTCAGGTGGTCAAGGACTCGTATTTATTTATCAAGGTTTTTTAGAAGGAATACTTGGTGAAAAAGATAATGATGATTATCAACTTGATGAAGGTGAAATGGATGAGTTAATTAATGCAGCTCACCATCAAGCTGAATCTGCGCAAGTTCAATTATCAACGAGTGATATTAAGAATGGCTACTGTACTGAAATAATGGTTGACTTGACTGCAGATGTTCCAAACAAAGAGAAGTTTGACCTTGACCAATTCAGGGAGCATCTTTCTAACTTAGGTGATTCATTATTAGCAGTTTCTGATGGTGAAGTTGCTAAAGTTCACGTTCATACGGAGCATCCTGGAGATGTCTTTACTTATGGTAAAAAATTTGGTCAATTAGGCAAAATTAAGATTGATAATATGCGAATTCAACACGAAACTATCTTAGAAAATAACGAAGAACAAGAAGAAAGTGTTGATTTTGCAGTTATTGCAGTTGCTTCAGGTCACGGAATTCGTGAACTCTTTAAGAGTGAAGGCGTAAATAGAATCATTTCTGGTGGACAAACTATGAATCCATCTACTAAGGATATTATGGACGCCATCACTAAATCAGGTGCTAAGAAAGCCATTATTTTGCCAAATAACGGTAATATCATTATGGCAGCTAAACAAGCTGCTGAAGTTAGTGATATTCCAGTTGGAATTGTGCCAACTAAGACAATTTCTCAAGGTTTAACCGCTATGCTTTCATTTGATCCTGATGCTTCAGTAGAAGAAAACGTTGAAGCAATGTCTGAAGATTTAGATACTGTTAAATCTGGTGAAGTTACAAAAGCAATTCGTGATACTAAGATCGATGATATCCAAGTTAAAAAGGATGATTATCTTGGAATTGTTGACGGTACAATTAAGGTTGATAATCCAGATTTAGTTGATACCACTGTATCTATGATTGAAAAGATGTTAGATGAAGATAGTGAAATTATCACTATTATGTACGGTAGCGATGCTACTAGAGAAGAAGCTGATGCAGTAGTTAAAAAACTTGAAGCAAGCCACGATGATTTAGAATTTGAAATTCATGATGGTGGTCAGCCGGTTTACTACTTCTTGGTATCCGTGGAATAA